The Paenibacillus uliginis N3/975 genome has a window encoding:
- a CDS encoding ABC transporter permease — protein MLSLKEAPTNLATERAIEARRSPLPRSIRKNWDLYLLIVPVIVYYIIFHYIPMYGVQIAFKDFIASKGITDSPWAGLKHFERFFNSYYFERLIMNTLEIGLYELLVGFPVPIILALLINEVRSKLFRKTVQTITYAPHFLSTVVLVGMLFIFLDPNSGFINMLIRLFGGDPVSFMTEPGWFKTIYVFSGVWQQMGWSSIIYLAALTGIDPQQHEAAKVDGASRLKRIWHINLPGIMPTIIILLIMNVGSVMAVGFEKVFLMQNDLNRESSDVIATYVYRSGIVSAQYSFSAAVGLFNSIINFILLLTVNFISRKVGQNSLW, from the coding sequence ATGTTATCCTTGAAAGAAGCGCCAACGAATCTTGCTACCGAGAGAGCCATTGAAGCTCGACGCTCCCCTCTTCCCCGATCCATCCGGAAGAATTGGGATCTCTATTTACTTATCGTCCCCGTTATCGTGTACTACATTATCTTTCATTACATTCCAATGTACGGGGTGCAGATCGCATTCAAGGACTTCATTGCATCCAAAGGCATTACCGACAGTCCTTGGGCCGGACTCAAACATTTCGAACGCTTCTTTAACAGCTATTATTTTGAACGACTTATTATGAATACTCTCGAGATTGGCCTGTACGAACTTCTCGTCGGATTTCCTGTACCCATTATCCTAGCTTTACTTATTAATGAAGTCAGAAGCAAGCTTTTCCGCAAAACGGTTCAAACCATCACATACGCTCCCCACTTTCTATCTACCGTTGTGCTTGTTGGTATGCTATTCATATTTCTCGATCCGAATTCCGGATTTATTAACATGCTCATCCGTTTATTTGGAGGGGACCCAGTATCCTTTATGACCGAACCAGGGTGGTTCAAGACGATTTATGTATTCTCCGGCGTATGGCAGCAGATGGGCTGGAGCTCCATTATCTACCTTGCAGCCTTAACAGGCATCGATCCACAACAGCATGAAGCAGCCAAAGTAGACGGCGCATCCAGACTCAAACGAATATGGCATATCAATCTCCCGGGCATTATGCCGACCATCATTATTTTGCTCATTATGAATGTAGGTTCTGTTATGGCTGTTGGCTTCGAAAAAGTATTCTTGATGCAAAATGACCTGAACCGGGAAAGCTCAGATGTCATTGCCACCTACGTATATCGCAGCGGTATCGTCAGCGCCCAATATAGCTTCTCTGCAGCAGTCGGATTGTTCAACTCCATTATTAACTTCATTTTACTCCTTACCGTTAACTTCATCTCCAGAAAGGTGGGACAGAACAGCCTATGGTAA
- a CDS encoding extracellular solute-binding protein, which translates to MSITVLLALSLLAGCSGSGGSSQSPGDAEPSSNFNSTGLPIVKEPITLKMIAGKAPTTAPDWSQTMLWQEYEKMTNIKVEWEMVPIDTMAEKRNILLAGNDYPHAFFTAGIPPADLQKYGQQGVFIELNDLIDKHAPNLKAIMDQYPDVKKGLTMPDGNIYSFPTIYDPEFTSVLSSSKLWIKKDWLDSLNLKEPETTDDFYNMLKAFKEQDPNKNGQKDEIPFQAVGIDALHNYLKGAWGLSNRGVRNANVDVDPGTGELRFIPTHQNYKEMLQYMNKLYKEGLLSQDIFTIKANQYYATGSKGVFGSTITTSPYTLMGQPDYIGANALKGPHGDQIWSATGSPLAIPGAFVITDRNPNPVETVRWIDHLYGEEGSKMFFMGFEGKSYNVNSKGEYEYTDEINKNPSGLTFEQALVKYVVWPGGGYPNIVQQKYFKGAESRPEAVETATRFSAHLPEEIWPTFTFTSEENEDMSTIGSDIDSYVTEMRAKFVSGNASFDEWDPYVKTLEQMGVERYMEIYKNAYDRYKQE; encoded by the coding sequence ATGTCCATCACAGTTTTATTGGCTCTCTCTCTGCTCGCAGGGTGCTCCGGTAGCGGCGGCTCTTCCCAATCACCTGGGGATGCAGAGCCGTCCAGCAACTTCAACTCGACAGGCTTGCCCATCGTGAAGGAACCTATTACACTGAAAATGATCGCCGGTAAAGCGCCAACGACAGCGCCAGACTGGAGCCAGACGATGCTGTGGCAAGAATACGAAAAGATGACCAACATCAAAGTCGAATGGGAAATGGTACCGATCGACACCATGGCGGAGAAGCGCAACATTCTGCTCGCAGGCAATGACTACCCGCATGCCTTCTTCACTGCAGGTATACCACCTGCTGATCTGCAGAAGTACGGCCAGCAAGGTGTGTTTATTGAGCTCAATGATTTGATCGATAAGCATGCGCCGAACCTAAAGGCCATTATGGACCAATACCCGGATGTTAAGAAAGGACTGACGATGCCCGACGGCAACATATATTCCTTCCCAACGATCTACGATCCGGAATTCACGTCAGTGCTGTCTTCCTCCAAGTTGTGGATTAAGAAGGATTGGCTGGACTCCCTCAACCTGAAAGAGCCTGAGACAACCGATGATTTCTATAATATGTTGAAGGCATTTAAAGAACAGGATCCGAACAAAAACGGGCAAAAGGATGAGATTCCTTTCCAGGCCGTAGGCATCGATGCGCTCCACAATTATTTGAAAGGAGCTTGGGGACTGAGCAACCGTGGCGTCCGGAATGCCAATGTCGACGTTGATCCGGGTACCGGAGAACTCCGGTTTATCCCGACTCACCAGAACTATAAGGAAATGCTTCAATATATGAACAAGTTATATAAAGAAGGATTGCTCAGCCAAGACATTTTCACGATAAAGGCTAATCAATATTACGCCACTGGTTCTAAGGGAGTGTTCGGGTCCACCATAACAACAAGCCCATACACATTGATGGGCCAGCCGGATTATATCGGTGCCAACGCATTGAAAGGCCCTCACGGAGACCAAATCTGGTCAGCTACGGGTTCCCCCCTTGCTATACCGGGCGCATTCGTCATTACGGACCGTAATCCGAATCCGGTTGAAACGGTTCGCTGGATCGATCATCTATACGGCGAAGAAGGTAGCAAGATGTTCTTTATGGGTTTTGAAGGGAAATCATATAACGTGAACTCGAAGGGTGAGTATGAATATACCGATGAGATCAATAAGAACCCGAGTGGCCTGACGTTCGAGCAAGCGTTGGTTAAGTATGTGGTATGGCCGGGTGGTGGCTATCCGAATATTGTACAGCAGAAATATTTTAAGGGGGCTGAGAGCCGGCCGGAAGCTGTAGAAACAGCAACTCGATTCTCAGCGCACCTGCCAGAAGAAATCTGGCCAACCTTCACATTTACATCAGAGGAGAATGAAGATATGTCTACGATCGGTTCAGATATCGATAGCTATGTAACCGAGATGCGGGCCAAATTCGTCTCCGGTAACGCCTCATTCGATGAGTGGGATCCGTATGTGAAGACTTTGGAGCAGATGGGCGTTGAAAGGTATATGGAAATATATAAAAACGCTTATGACCGTTATAAGCAAGAATAA
- a CDS encoding carbohydrate ABC transporter permease, whose translation MVKQSRGDRIFDIINLLLLGSVLIIVLYPLVFVAVASISDPAAVVNGEVWLIPKDITFAGYEKVFSNKEILRGYMNTIIYTVVGTIVNIIMTILAAYPLSRKDLRGRNLITAMFVFTMFFSGGLIPTYLIVKQLGMVNTMWALIIPNAVAIWNIIIMRTFFQQSIPIEVQESAQIDGCNNIKILLKIVLPLSLPVLAVMTLFYSVTHWNSFFNALIYLTEREKYPLQLILREILIQSNMQDMIQTSEESLAKSVMEAESIKYAVVIIANLPVLMLYPFLQRYFVKGMVIGAIKG comes from the coding sequence ATGGTAAAACAATCCAGGGGTGACCGAATATTTGATATCATCAATCTTCTGCTGCTCGGGTCTGTCCTGATAATCGTTCTGTATCCACTTGTCTTCGTAGCCGTCGCATCCATTAGCGATCCTGCAGCTGTTGTTAATGGAGAGGTATGGTTGATCCCTAAAGACATTACTTTTGCCGGATACGAAAAAGTATTCTCTAATAAAGAAATCCTGAGAGGATATATGAACACGATCATTTATACGGTGGTCGGTACCATCGTAAACATTATCATGACGATATTGGCCGCTTATCCGCTCTCTCGAAAAGATTTACGCGGGCGCAATCTCATTACAGCTATGTTTGTCTTTACGATGTTCTTCAGCGGGGGCCTCATTCCGACCTATCTGATCGTTAAGCAGCTTGGCATGGTGAACACCATGTGGGCCTTGATCATTCCTAATGCGGTTGCGATCTGGAATATTATCATCATGCGTACGTTTTTCCAGCAGAGCATACCTATTGAAGTTCAGGAATCTGCACAGATCGATGGCTGCAACAATATTAAGATCCTATTGAAGATTGTGCTTCCACTCTCCCTGCCGGTTCTTGCAGTCATGACGCTTTTTTACAGTGTCACGCACTGGAACTCATTTTTCAATGCACTCATTTATCTTACTGAACGTGAAAAATATCCGCTGCAGCTCATTTTGCGTGAAATCCTAATCCAGAGCAATATGCAGGATATGATTCAAACGAGTGAAGAGTCGCTTGCCAAGAGCGTTATGGAGGCGGAATCCATTAAATATGCCGTTGTTATTATCGCCAATTTACCTGTTCTTATGTTATATCCATTTTTGCAGCGTTATTTCGTTAAAGGCATGGTTATTGGAGCTATTAAAGGCTGA